ATCAACCAGCGCACCGACAGCAGCCCATACCGATTCAGCACCTTGCTCGGCCAAGCATACCGGTGCAGAAGGCTTCCTAGCATCCGAAAATGTGCAAGAAGACCAAGATGCTCTGCAAGAGGTACTGCAGCGCACACGTTCTTGCTCAATTCTACCCGCTAGTATCATGGCACGCTCGACAACAAAGGACAGCATGTACTCCACCACATCTTCCGCAACGGGCAAACGCAAAAAGCGTGATTTCAGCGTCACAGCTACAGGCACGGCATCTTCAGAAACCGAGAGCAGTGGCAGAGATGCAGAATCGGATGAAGAATTTCTCAAAGCCACTTGCATCGATCACGAGCGCGATGGATCTATCATCCTGAAAGATGCGCCTTCACGCACGTCGCAGCGACCGAAATCTGGAGCAGCATCAAAGTCAATGGCCACCGGCCGCAATGATCTGCAATCGGACGTGGATCAAGTCAAGAACAGCACTCTAGCGCCAGCACACGGACCCATCCTGGTCAACCACAGTCTCGCCTGTCGATACCTCGCCGCACAGTGTCAGGTACGACTGGCAAAGTATCACGAGGCATTGGACCTGCTCGGCGAGACCGAGCACTGGGGATCTTCGGCGAGTAATAAGCGACCTGCCAACGATGGAGGTatcaagctcggctcgTCGGTTGCATTTCTGCGCGGCCAGATCCATCTTCGGCTGGAAGACCTGCCGCGTGCGCGCGATGCGTTCATGGCAgcgcttgcgctcgacGTCAAGAACTACGAAGCTTTTTCAGCGCTAATCGATGGCGAGATGCTGGGGACCGAAGAACAGTGGAGTTTTGTTCAAAGTTTGGAGTACGCTTCTCAGGCTGGAGACGAAGAAGGTGCGGTGGAGGATTACGAGCTGGTAAGACTGTTGTACACTACGCAGTTGTCGAAACAGGGCAAGAAGCTGGTTGAGAGCACAGCGGTGGCAAGAAGACGTTTGGTGCAAGAGTACGGATTGGGCGATGATCCGGATGTGCTGCATGGGTTGGCAGCAGAGTTGTATTCCAGATTGCGGTTCAGCGATGCGTTTATCGTGACGAGTCGGATCTTGGAGCTGTCGGCGGACCATCCTGCGACACTGCCGATTCATATCTCGTGTACCTACCATCTGAAGAACCTTCGACCGGCGCTGTTCATGCTGGCGCATCGGTTGACGGAACTGCAACCAGAGCTGGCCGTGTCGTGGTACGCGGTGGGTACGTGGTACGCATGCACGCGGAGGTGGGCGGAAGCACGACGCTACTTTAGCAAAGCGTCGTTGCTCGATCCACGCTTCGCGCCCGGCTGGATCGCGTTTGGGCACACGTTTGCGTTGGAGGGAGAAAGCGATCAGGCGATCATCGCGTATTCTACAGCGGCACGGCTGTTCCCTCAATCGCATCTACCCAAGCTGTTCGTGGGGATGGAGCACCTGCATCAAGACAACCTTTCGCTGGCACGTCTATCACTCGAAGGATCGGCGGCAATCTTGTCGCACGATCCGTTGCTGGCTAACGAACGCGGTGTGGTCGCGTTCCAGACGGGAGACGTGGATGGCGCCGTGCAGTTTTTCGAGAGCGCCATCTCGCTAGCTCGCGAAACGCAGCAGGCGgcttcgagctggaagTCGTGCTACCTCAATTTGGGGCTTGCGCAGATGCGTATGGGTAGCGACGACAAGGCGCAAGCGGCTTTTGAGTCGGTGGTCGAGTTGGATCCGCACAATTACCAGGCGCATCT
This Mycosarcoma maydis chromosome 11, whole genome shotgun sequence DNA region includes the following protein-coding sequences:
- a CDS encoding anaphase promoting complex subunit CDC16 (related to anaphase control protein cut9); the encoded protein is MVPHDTASSPGFPFYSPLPRQITKLAVAGPSGSRSAPQSPHTPTNLAQPLGPTIGTLNPDGSLSVVRNDDDANNSGLLDLSPALTRGIKSRPNFAGSPSAKRQRVTSQNSRLDSIADQDTSGLGAHHTLPKRRSAARSRLSNHATFGPVVQSSQPSDDHLHSDPLVANGLASSSDVEAESQKELAFAQKGGHALDSSDEDEDEDEDVDVDQEETASTLTRLRRWRQDAMQQHLYDTAIFWGSKVLSLETTAAAFNDAYHLAQCYFYTHQYARAEQLLTSPLRTAASRSRSLSGSTSAPTAAHTDSAPCSAKHTGAEGFLASENVQEDQDALQEVLQRTRSCSILPASIMARSTTKDSMYSTTSSATGKRKKRDFSVTATGTASSETESSGRDAESDEEFLKATCIDHERDGSIILKDAPSRTSQRPKSGAASKSMATGRNDLQSDVDQVKNSTLAPAHGPILVNHSLACRYLAAQCQVRLAKYHEALDLLGETEHWGSSASNKRPANDGGIKLGSSVAFLRGQIHLRLEDLPRARDAFMAALALDVKNYEAFSALIDGEMLGTEEQWSFVQSLEYASQAGDEEGAVEDYELVRLLYTTQLSKQGKKLVESTAVARRRLVQEYGLGDDPDVLHGLAAELYSRLRFSDAFIVTSRILELSADHPATLPIHISCTYHLKNLRPALFMLAHRLTELQPELAVSWYAVGTWYACTRRWAEARRYFSKASLLDPRFAPGWIAFGHTFALEGESDQAIIAYSTAARLFPQSHLPKLFVGMEHLHQDNLSLARLSLEGSAAILSHDPLLANERGVVAFQTGDVDGAVQFFESAISLARETQQAASSWKSCYLNLGLAQMRMGSDDKAQAAFESVVELDPHNYQAHLCLGMLAHKRDELDEAIQHYHSALSINARDAHATELLDFVLQERLEYGVAKFTRYDPNGRLFSKSEQHYKAAEDDMRKRKGKSRQLDALSPNASSPSPEPTHMSASLHLSKSSLQHGAPSPTDQSSFGQHASIHASAADASTATAAEMSLDTSSVPSTMLRTHRTIHDAVDQSSILMDESTS